The Deltaproteobacteria bacterium genome window below encodes:
- the lysS gene encoding lysine--tRNA ligase encodes MSIVEVKSVEYQQRLEKLGALKEAGVDPYPNDFKPTRTAASVIEEFGGLDVEGLEARKDETVSIAGRIMAKRDFGKASFVHLQDRTGRIQAYLKKDLLGEEGSALFKLCDMGDIIGVEGRVFRTKTNELTIEATKLRLLAKGLHPLPEKWHGLTDVEARYRQRYLDLMVNPEVREVFVKRSRIIKFIRDFLAKREFMEVETPMLQPIPGGAAAKPFKTFHNALQMELYMRIAPELYLKRLIVAGLERVFEINRNFRNEGISTQHNPEFTMLEFYQAYATFEDLMRLTEEMISALAIELTGSSKITYQGTEIDFTPPWTRISVRDAILRYSDASEDIFGSYEKAVLFSKKLGLSIPEGLSHGKVITEIFEEVAEPKFIQPTFVTHYPLDVSPLSRKNAGDPSIVDRFELLVAGREIANAFSELNDPIDQKERFLAQLKEKAAGDAEAHEMDEDFVRALEYGMPPTAGEGIGIDRLVMLMTDSPSIRDVILFPQLRR; translated from the coding sequence GTGTCCATAGTGGAAGTGAAGAGTGTGGAGTACCAGCAGCGGCTCGAAAAGCTCGGGGCCCTGAAAGAGGCCGGGGTCGACCCGTACCCCAACGACTTTAAGCCTACCCGGACCGCCGCCTCTGTAATAGAGGAATTCGGCGGGCTCGACGTCGAAGGGCTCGAGGCCCGAAAGGACGAGACCGTCTCGATTGCGGGCCGCATAATGGCCAAGAGGGACTTCGGCAAGGCCTCTTTCGTGCACCTTCAGGACAGGACCGGCCGCATACAGGCCTACCTTAAAAAAGACCTCCTCGGCGAGGAGGGCTCCGCCCTGTTCAAGCTCTGCGACATGGGCGACATCATCGGGGTAGAGGGGCGCGTATTCAGGACCAAAACCAACGAGCTTACTATAGAGGCTACGAAGCTCCGCCTCCTTGCCAAGGGCCTTCACCCGCTCCCCGAGAAATGGCACGGCCTCACCGACGTCGAGGCCAGGTACAGGCAGAGGTACCTAGACCTCATGGTCAACCCCGAGGTGAGGGAGGTCTTCGTAAAGAGGTCCCGCATAATAAAATTCATACGGGACTTCCTCGCCAAAAGGGAGTTCATGGAGGTAGAGACCCCCATGCTCCAGCCAATCCCGGGCGGTGCCGCGGCAAAGCCCTTCAAGACCTTCCATAACGCGCTCCAGATGGAGCTCTACATGAGGATAGCGCCTGAGCTTTATTTGAAGAGGCTTATCGTCGCCGGGCTCGAGCGCGTCTTCGAGATAAACAGGAACTTCAGGAACGAGGGCATATCGACCCAGCACAACCCCGAGTTCACGATGCTCGAGTTCTACCAGGCGTACGCGACTTTCGAGGACCTCATGCGCCTAACCGAGGAGATGATAAGCGCCCTCGCGATTGAGCTTACGGGCTCGTCGAAGATAACTTACCAGGGGACCGAGATAGATTTCACCCCGCCCTGGACCCGGATCTCCGTAAGGGACGCCATTTTAAGGTACTCGGATGCGTCCGAGGACATTTTCGGGAGCTATGAGAAGGCGGTCCTATTTTCCAAAAAGCTCGGTTTGAGCATACCCGAGGGCCTGAGTCACGGCAAGGTGATAACAGAGATATTTGAGGAAGTTGCCGAGCCCAAGTTCATCCAGCCCACCTTCGTAACGCATTACCCGCTGGACGTATCCCCGCTTTCGAGGAAGAACGCCGGGGACCCTTCCATAGTCGACCGGTTCGAGCTCCTGGTCGCCGGGAGGGAGATCGCTAACGCCTTCTCCGAGCTTAACGACCCCATCGACCAGAAAGAAAGATTCCTTGCGCAGCTTAAGGAGAAGGCGGCCGGGGACGCCGAGGCGCACGAGATGGACGAGGACTTTGTCCGCGCCCTCGAGTACGGGATGCCGCCCACCGCAGGGGAGGGCATAGGCATAGACAGGCTTGTTATGCTCATGACCGATTCGCCATCGATAAGGGACGTGATACTATTCCCGCAGCTCAGAAGGTGA
- a CDS encoding ABC transporter ATP-binding protein encodes MIELKGIIKTYFLGGQRVEALSSVDLRIKKGEFVSIMGPSGSGKSTLMNIIGCLDRPTGGAYTLNGIRVEEMDDDGLAAVRNRNIGFVFQSFNLLARQTALENVELPLLYAGAEGTARIAAEALREVGLENRMGHRPNELSGGQRQRVAIARAIVMRPPIILCDEPTGNLDSRTGREVMELFKDLHRKGSTLVVVTHDNEIAAHSERVITLKDGKVLSAA; translated from the coding sequence ATGATAGAGCTTAAGGGTATAATAAAGACTTATTTTCTGGGCGGCCAGCGCGTTGAGGCCCTCTCCTCTGTTGACCTCCGCATAAAAAAAGGCGAGTTCGTGTCCATAATGGGCCCTTCCGGGAGCGGCAAATCCACTCTCATGAATATAATAGGGTGCCTTGACAGGCCCACGGGCGGCGCCTACACCCTTAACGGGATAAGGGTCGAGGAGATGGACGACGACGGCCTTGCGGCCGTAAGGAACAGGAACATCGGTTTCGTCTTCCAGAGCTTTAACCTCCTTGCAAGGCAGACCGCGCTTGAGAACGTCGAGCTTCCATTGCTCTACGCCGGGGCGGAGGGAACGGCCCGGATAGCGGCAGAGGCCTTGAGGGAGGTCGGCCTCGAGAACAGGATGGGGCACAGGCCCAACGAGCTCTCCGGCGGGCAGAGGCAGCGCGTTGCGATCGCGCGGGCGATCGTCATGAGGCCGCCCATAATACTCTGCGACGAGCCGACCGGCAACCTCGATTCGCGCACAGGCAGAGAGGTCATGGAGCTCTTCAAGGACCTTCACAGAAAAGGCTCGACCCTCGTGGTCGTAACGCATGACAACGAAATAGCGGCCCATTCCGAGAGGGTGATAACGCTAAAGGACGGAAAGGTGCTCTCCGCGGCATGA
- the ald gene encoding alanine dehydrogenase — protein MIVGVPREIKDNEFRVGLVPAGARALKEAGHTVLVEKGAGLGSSITDDEYRGAGAEVVQSASEVWSRSELIVKVKEPRPEEYAYLRPGLAVFTFFHLAADHRLAGELIDKGVAAIAYETIELQDHTLPVLAPMSEVAGRLAVQAGAHYLLKPEGGRGVLLSGVPGVEAGAVTIIGAGVAGVNAAKMAVGLGARVTVLDTNAARLRYLDDLFGVKVETLYSNSHNIEMCSSRTDLMIGAVHIPGSRTPRLVTRGMLRLMKKGSVIVDVSVDQGGCVESIRPTTHSDPVYFEEGVLHYGVANMPGAVPRTSTFALTNATLPYVLAMSNQGVKKALASSEPLRRGANVLDGKVVHRNVAASLGRPYEEVSLKADGGLSA, from the coding sequence ATGATAGTCGGCGTACCCAGGGAGATAAAGGACAACGAGTTCCGGGTGGGTCTTGTGCCCGCGGGCGCAAGGGCCCTCAAGGAGGCCGGCCACACGGTCCTGGTCGAAAAAGGGGCCGGACTCGGAAGCTCCATAACGGACGACGAATACAGGGGCGCGGGCGCGGAAGTGGTCCAGTCCGCCTCCGAAGTATGGTCGCGCTCGGAGCTTATCGTAAAGGTAAAGGAGCCGAGGCCCGAGGAGTATGCGTACCTCCGGCCCGGCCTTGCCGTATTCACTTTTTTCCATCTTGCCGCTGACCATCGCCTTGCCGGGGAGCTCATAGATAAAGGGGTAGCCGCGATTGCCTATGAGACAATAGAGCTTCAGGACCACACGCTCCCGGTGCTCGCGCCCATGAGCGAGGTGGCCGGGAGGCTCGCGGTTCAGGCAGGCGCGCATTACCTTCTTAAGCCGGAGGGCGGCAGGGGCGTACTTTTAAGCGGGGTCCCCGGAGTCGAGGCCGGGGCAGTCACGATAATAGGCGCCGGGGTCGCGGGCGTGAATGCCGCGAAGATGGCCGTTGGCCTGGGAGCGCGCGTAACCGTCCTCGATACGAACGCGGCCCGCCTGAGATACCTTGACGACCTCTTTGGCGTAAAGGTGGAAACGCTCTATTCCAACTCCCATAATATAGAGATGTGCTCAAGCCGCACAGACCTCATGATAGGCGCGGTCCACATACCTGGCTCAAGGACCCCGAGGCTTGTAACAAGGGGCATGCTCCGGCTCATGAAAAAGGGCTCGGTCATAGTCGACGTTTCGGTCGACCAGGGCGGCTGTGTGGAGTCCATAAGGCCCACCACCCATTCCGACCCGGTCTATTTTGAGGAAGGGGTGCTCCATTACGGGGTCGCCAACATGCCAGGGGCTGTCCCGAGGACCTCGACCTTCGCCCTCACGAACGCTACCCTACCCTATGTCCTTGCCATGTCGAACCAGGGCGTCAAAAAGGCCCTGGCCTCGTCAGAGCCCCTTAGGCGCGGCGCCAATGTGCTCGATGGAAAGGTCGTGCACCGGAACGTGGCCGCCTCGCTCGGAAGGCCTTATGAAGAGGTGTCTCTCAAGGCAGATGGCGGACTCTCGGCCTGA
- a CDS encoding acetoin utilization protein AcuC, with product MSRQRARGGKARTAFVYSDRFGSFYYGIDHPMKPVRLRLTYELIRELGLLGLNSSAIVEAAHASESDLLLFHTPDYVRVLKEANTGIIPVGGSLHGLGFADNPVFNGMYEWSALSAGASIQAAELVAEGKAETAFNIAGGLHHAMPGRASGFCYINDAAIAIKHLVNLGKRVAYVDIDAHHGDGVEYAFYDTDRVLTISLHESGQWLFPGTGFVTDIGVGSGRGFSVNMPLPPSTGDELYLKAFEEVVPPFIEEFQPDVLVTQLGVDSFETDPLTHLSLTTNSFEKMIERFRSFRLPWVALGGGGYDLSNVARAWTLAWGIMNGLSARDVIPEDFLRRNGDIFRSAYLRDTPITPFTLRDEEMKTVEADLYYLKHTVFPLMRETREKQV from the coding sequence ATGAGTAGGCAGCGGGCAAGGGGCGGAAAGGCCAGGACCGCCTTTGTTTACTCCGACAGGTTCGGCTCCTTTTACTACGGCATAGACCATCCGATGAAGCCCGTGAGGCTCCGCCTCACTTATGAGCTCATAAGGGAATTGGGCCTCCTGGGGCTCAACTCGTCTGCTATTGTCGAGGCCGCCCATGCAAGCGAATCCGACCTCCTCCTCTTTCATACCCCGGATTACGTGAGGGTCCTGAAGGAGGCTAACACGGGGATTATACCGGTGGGCGGGTCGCTCCACGGCCTCGGGTTCGCCGACAACCCGGTCTTCAACGGGATGTACGAGTGGTCGGCCCTGTCTGCCGGCGCCTCCATTCAGGCCGCGGAACTCGTGGCAGAGGGCAAGGCCGAGACGGCCTTCAACATCGCGGGCGGGCTCCACCACGCCATGCCCGGCAGGGCCTCGGGTTTCTGTTACATAAACGACGCCGCGATCGCCATAAAACACCTCGTAAACCTCGGAAAGCGCGTCGCCTATGTGGATATAGACGCCCATCACGGCGATGGTGTCGAGTATGCCTTCTACGATACCGACAGGGTGCTGACCATATCGCTCCACGAGAGCGGGCAATGGCTCTTTCCCGGCACTGGGTTCGTCACCGACATAGGGGTGGGTAGCGGCAGGGGCTTCTCGGTCAATATGCCGCTTCCGCCTTCTACAGGCGACGAGCTTTACCTTAAGGCATTCGAGGAGGTGGTCCCGCCCTTCATAGAGGAGTTCCAGCCGGACGTGCTGGTAACCCAGCTCGGGGTGGATTCCTTCGAAACAGACCCCCTTACGCACCTGAGCCTTACGACCAATAGTTTCGAGAAAATGATCGAGCGTTTCCGTTCCTTCAGGCTCCCCTGGGTCGCCCTGGGCGGAGGCGGCTACGACCTCTCCAACGTCGCGAGGGCGTGGACGCTCGCTTGGGGCATAATGAACGGGCTTAGCGCCCGCGACGTCATCCCTGAGGACTTTCTCAGGAGGAACGGCGACATCTTCCGTAGCGCCTATCTCCGGGACACACCCATTACGCCCTTCACGCTCCGGGACGAGGAGATGAAGACCGTGGAGGCCGACCTCTATTACCTGAAGCACACGGTCTTTCCGCTCATGCGGGAAACCAGGGAGAAGCAGGTCTGA
- a CDS encoding ABC transporter permease, which yields MVLAQVIKVAFRGILANKMRTALTMLGIIIGVASIISMLSIGEGAKQQVMESISRFGTNLLRVRPGSARMGHIRTGAVETLTLKDAEAVAREVSGIRALAPVAGRSSQVKYGNRNTNTMITGTTTEYPGINNFQVAEGHFLDETDIKVMRRVAVLGNTVRQDLFGDSPALGEEIKIQGQTFTVIGVMLPKGQSSWSDPDDQVFIPISTAQRRIFSQVYLNDINIQVEDASLIPKVKEDLERLLRERHRIAPGAVSDFTIRDFTEMVRTLEETSQTFTVLLSGIAAVSLLVGGIGVMNIMLVSVTERTREIGVRMAVGARRSDILRQFLIEALVITITGGLIGVAAGSSMAVLLSRFGEWETVITIWSVGLGFLFSALVGLVFGIYPARKASLMDPIEALRYE from the coding sequence ATGGTACTCGCACAGGTAATAAAAGTTGCGTTCAGGGGCATCCTGGCCAACAAGATGCGCACCGCGCTCACGATGCTAGGAATCATAATCGGCGTTGCCTCGATAATCTCCATGCTTTCCATAGGCGAGGGCGCGAAACAGCAGGTAATGGAGTCCATCTCCAGGTTCGGCACCAACCTCTTGAGGGTCCGCCCCGGCTCGGCAAGGATGGGGCACATAAGGACAGGCGCGGTCGAGACCCTCACCCTTAAGGACGCCGAGGCCGTAGCAAGGGAGGTGTCCGGCATACGGGCGCTTGCGCCTGTCGCGGGCCGCTCAAGCCAGGTAAAGTACGGGAACAGGAACACGAACACGATGATAACCGGCACAACTACCGAATATCCCGGCATAAATAATTTTCAGGTTGCGGAAGGGCATTTCCTGGACGAAACTGATATCAAGGTGATGAGAAGGGTCGCGGTGCTCGGAAATACCGTCAGGCAGGACCTTTTCGGGGACAGTCCGGCCCTTGGAGAGGAGATAAAGATACAGGGGCAGACGTTCACGGTGATAGGAGTAATGCTTCCAAAGGGGCAGAGCTCCTGGTCGGACCCGGACGACCAGGTCTTTATCCCCATATCGACCGCCCAGAGGCGGATATTCAGCCAGGTCTACCTGAACGACATAAACATCCAGGTCGAGGACGCGTCCCTTATACCCAAGGTGAAAGAGGACCTCGAGCGGCTCCTCCGTGAGAGGCACAGGATCGCCCCAGGCGCCGTTTCGGATTTCACCATAAGGGACTTTACCGAGATGGTAAGGACGCTGGAGGAGACCTCGCAGACCTTTACCGTCCTCCTTTCCGGCATAGCGGCGGTATCGCTCCTCGTGGGCGGCATAGGCGTTATGAACATCATGCTCGTTTCCGTGACCGAAAGGACGAGGGAAATAGGCGTGAGAATGGCTGTCGGCGCAAGGCGGAGCGACATACTCAGGCAGTTCCTCATAGAGGCGCTGGTCATAACCATAACAGGCGGACTCATTGGTGTTGCCGCGGGCTCGTCAATGGCGGTCCTCCTTTCGAGGTTCGGCGAGTGGGAGACGGTCATCACAATCTGGTCCGTTGGGCTGGGCTTCCTTTTTTCCGCGCTCGTTGGGCTGGTGTTCGGCATATACCCCGCGCGGAAGGCCTCGCTCATGGACCCCATAGAGGCGCTAAGGTATGAGTAG
- a CDS encoding efflux RND transporter periplasmic adaptor subunit, whose product MRKKIIYGLGAVVVLAVVALLWRGLGNSPEAQDLKTARAGIGDLKIEAAANGVINPDVEVIVKSKAGGEIIDFPFNEGDLVKKGEVVVSLDPETEEARAKQAEAVLLMAEARLEKARIALKDAGVRLSRQKRLYGDGIVSRQELDDSEIAFEKAGADVKLAEAELLQSVEALKEARDRLADTKIKSPFTGTILKKLVDRGQVISSTISSASDGTQIFSIANLDDIFVTAHIDEVDISKIKPGQEVEVRADSLPGKKFRGAVERVAPKGRTEMAVTVFDVVVRVTDEDKALLKPGMTADVKIVTSTRSGVLLVPREAIKTLNRKSGVYVVKGKEQEFVQVETGETDGALIEIRGGIGEGAEVVTSPVSPDRKDNRRRRFLI is encoded by the coding sequence ATGAGGAAGAAGATAATATATGGGCTCGGGGCCGTCGTTGTCCTGGCAGTCGTCGCGTTATTATGGCGGGGCCTCGGGAATAGCCCCGAGGCGCAAGATTTGAAGACCGCAAGGGCCGGGATAGGGGATTTGAAGATAGAGGCCGCAGCCAACGGCGTAATAAACCCGGATGTCGAGGTCATTGTAAAGAGCAAGGCCGGAGGCGAGATAATAGACTTCCCGTTTAACGAAGGCGACCTTGTAAAAAAAGGCGAGGTGGTCGTAAGCCTCGACCCCGAGACCGAGGAGGCCAGGGCAAAGCAGGCGGAAGCGGTGCTCCTCATGGCCGAGGCCAGGCTTGAGAAGGCCAGGATAGCACTTAAGGACGCCGGGGTAAGGCTCTCCAGGCAGAAAAGGCTCTACGGCGACGGCATCGTCTCAAGGCAGGAGCTGGACGATTCCGAGATAGCCTTTGAGAAGGCCGGGGCCGACGTGAAGCTCGCAGAAGCCGAGCTCTTGCAGTCCGTAGAGGCGCTTAAAGAGGCCAGGGACAGGCTCGCGGACACTAAGATAAAGTCGCCTTTTACCGGGACGATACTCAAAAAATTAGTGGACAGGGGGCAGGTGATATCCTCGACCATCTCATCGGCCTCGGACGGCACGCAGATATTCAGCATAGCCAATCTGGATGATATCTTCGTCACGGCGCACATAGACGAGGTGGATATCTCGAAGATAAAGCCGGGGCAGGAAGTGGAAGTGAGGGCCGACTCCCTGCCGGGAAAGAAGTTCCGGGGGGCGGTCGAGCGGGTCGCGCCCAAGGGTAGGACAGAGATGGCTGTAACGGTCTTCGACGTGGTAGTGAGGGTCACCGATGAGGACAAGGCGCTCCTTAAGCCCGGCATGACCGCCGACGTCAAGATAGTGACAAGCACGAGAAGCGGCGTGCTCCTTGTACCGAGGGAAGCGATAAAGACGCTTAACAGGAAGTCCGGGGTATACGTGGTCAAGGGCAAGGAGCAGGAGTTCGTGCAGGTCGAGACAGGAGAGACCGACGGGGCTTTAATAGAGATAAGGGGCGGCATCGGCGAGGGGGCCGAGGTCGTAACATCGCCCGTGAGTCCCGATAGAAAGGACAACCGGAGGAGAAGGTTCCTCATCTGA